A window of the Cystobacter fuscus genome harbors these coding sequences:
- a CDS encoding Stp1/IreP family PP2C-type Ser/Thr phosphatase, whose amino-acid sequence MPLTTEAFGLTDVGRKRQHNEDAMLVDSPLGLFIVADGMGGHAAGEVASSRATEVVRQHMVSNRHLLKDLSTNTSQDARNAAQALMEVAIQRACADIFRMALSDPSKRGMGTTFVCLAVSGNKGVIGHVGDSRIYLVRHGQCHRLTEDHTLVAAQLKAGTITKEQAATSQYRNVITRAVGIQESVQVDTLIVDLFPGDLFLLCSDGLHGYLDDDEVLPLVQGSTPVDLPKRFVDLANERGGKDNITAVVVKVSGEGTLEAETSEAQSRMEALRKIPLFRHLTYKEQTAVLSIATTRTFPAGREIVVEGQPGEELFVVIRGRVVIEKSGVEIAELRPGGHFGEMGLIDNAPRSATVRAVEPTRTMVISRSDLMGLMKRESILAVKMLWSFVQVLSDRLRATNSELSEARQELAVAQAIQPFAEE is encoded by the coding sequence GTGCCATTGACGACAGAGGCGTTCGGCCTGACGGATGTGGGCCGGAAGCGGCAGCACAATGAAGATGCGATGCTCGTGGACTCCCCGCTGGGCCTGTTCATCGTGGCCGATGGCATGGGAGGCCACGCGGCGGGCGAGGTGGCCAGCTCGCGCGCCACCGAGGTGGTGCGCCAGCACATGGTGTCCAACCGCCATCTGCTCAAGGACTTGAGCACCAACACGAGCCAGGACGCGCGCAACGCGGCCCAGGCGCTCATGGAGGTGGCCATCCAGCGCGCGTGCGCGGACATCTTCCGCATGGCCCTGTCGGACCCCTCCAAGCGCGGCATGGGCACCACCTTCGTGTGCCTCGCGGTGAGCGGCAACAAGGGCGTCATCGGCCACGTGGGTGACTCGCGCATCTACCTGGTGCGCCATGGCCAGTGCCACCGGCTCACCGAGGATCACACCCTGGTGGCCGCCCAGCTCAAGGCCGGCACCATCACCAAGGAACAGGCCGCCACCTCCCAGTACCGCAACGTCATCACCCGCGCGGTGGGCATCCAGGAGTCCGTCCAGGTCGACACCCTCATCGTCGATCTCTTCCCGGGCGACCTCTTCCTGCTGTGCTCGGACGGCCTGCACGGCTACCTGGACGATGACGAGGTGTTGCCGCTCGTGCAGGGCTCCACCCCGGTGGACCTGCCCAAGCGCTTCGTGGATCTGGCCAACGAGCGCGGGGGCAAGGACAACATCACCGCCGTGGTGGTGAAGGTGTCCGGCGAGGGCACCCTGGAAGCGGAGACGAGCGAGGCGCAGAGCCGCATGGAGGCGCTGCGCAAGATTCCGCTCTTCCGCCACCTCACCTACAAGGAGCAGACGGCGGTGTTGTCCATCGCCACCACGCGCACCTTCCCTGCCGGTCGGGAGATCGTCGTGGAGGGCCAGCCGGGCGAGGAGCTCTTCGTGGTCATCCGCGGCCGGGTGGTCATCGAGAAGAGCGGGGTGGAGATCGCCGAGCTGCGCCCGGGCGGGCACTTCGGGGAGATGGGCCTCATCGACAACGCCCCCCGCTCGGCCACCGTGCGAGCGGTCGAGCCCACCCGCACCATGGTCATCTCCCGCTCGGATCTCATGGGGCTGATGAAGCGCGAGTCCATCCTGGCGGTGAAGATGCTCTGGAGCTTCGTGCAGGTGCTGTCGGATCGTCTGCGGGCCACCAACTCGGAGCTGAGCGAGGCCCGGCAGGAACTGGCGGTGGCCCAGGCCATCCAGCCCTTCGCCGAGGAATAG
- a CDS encoding FHA domain-containing protein, protein MLEPLSLHIGRFHRERTEYERTLPPALLVFTPAIGADRIPDDADSDRQFRTLSHVSKPMMGVGEPVVFPVIKTRENAFGRGITVGRTGNNDVVLEDGTVSRFHAWFQRESQGGYLLTDAGSKNGTFVEGVRLLPRRACALNDGARVRFGHVELTFYLASGFTKVLARRLGL, encoded by the coding sequence ATGCTCGAGCCTCTCAGCCTGCATATCGGCCGATTCCATCGGGAGCGGACGGAGTACGAGCGGACGCTGCCCCCGGCGCTGCTGGTGTTCACGCCCGCGATCGGGGCGGATCGGATTCCGGACGATGCCGACTCGGACCGTCAATTCCGCACCCTCAGCCATGTGTCCAAGCCCATGATGGGGGTGGGCGAGCCGGTGGTGTTCCCGGTGATCAAGACGCGGGAGAATGCGTTCGGCCGTGGCATTACCGTGGGACGAACGGGCAACAACGACGTGGTGCTCGAAGATGGTACGGTGTCGCGCTTCCACGCGTGGTTCCAGCGTGAGAGCCAGGGGGGCTATCTGCTCACCGACGCGGGCTCGAAGAACGGCACGTTCGTGGAGGGGGTGCGCCTGCTGCCACGGCGCGCGTGTGCCCTGAACGACGGAGCGCGCGTGCGCTTCGGTCATGTGGAGCTGACGTTCTATCTGGCCAGTGGCTTCACGAAGGTGCTCGCGCGGCGGCTGGGTCTGTGA
- a CDS encoding SDR family NAD(P)-dependent oxidoreductase — MPGGFSLPSWRPTLAPSAAWDTHRACWWLLLPEPPGPEGIGARLKQRLEEAGQRVILLTPGPRLAQLGEHHWSLQPAEATDYELLLRLLLPQGLAPDRVLHLWSLLPPRSSGELEAAFEPAQEGGFQSLLFLLQALGRQEPRPLSLVVLTHRMQALGEETPCPERATVLGAVRAASREFPHVACRSVDVNLPAPGSWQEARLTAWLLSECAAASSSEDVVYRGLQRHVRAFAPIGFPTATRSSARVPGPLSPRERGVYLVLGGFGTLGSSHAEALARHARARLVLVSRSLMPERLHWDDWLAAHDASDPLSRRILQVRALEALGAEVRVISADVGDRDQLRTAIEETLAHFGALHGVVFCVGSMNPSLSRPLADLTPDDVRVLFQSRVRGLYALEEVLRGRPLDFCLLASSLAAVHGRGASAAYAAAMNFMDAFALRQAQRSPVPWVSVDWDGWAHDADALPSTVPPLGSRPITAAEGAELFTGVLSLDGVARVAVTPRGPSAPAMPQPPPRPPEHGTPRAEPAASDPSVARKASRPALETAYVAPRDAVEESIAKVWESMLGITGVGIYDNFFELGGDWRTGMTVMTQVREKTGIPLPPVCLQEGPTVELLAQRLRAASEGLPDTSFDRPVVPSSAVKPSGEEN, encoded by the coding sequence ATGCCAGGGGGCTTCTCGCTTCCCTCGTGGCGGCCCACTCTCGCCCCCTCGGCGGCGTGGGACACCCACCGGGCATGCTGGTGGTTGCTGTTGCCCGAGCCCCCCGGGCCGGAGGGAATCGGGGCCCGGCTGAAGCAGCGCCTCGAGGAGGCCGGTCAGCGCGTCATCCTGCTCACCCCCGGTCCCCGCCTCGCCCAGCTCGGTGAACACCACTGGTCGCTCCAGCCCGCGGAGGCGACGGACTACGAGTTGCTGCTGCGCTTGCTGCTCCCCCAGGGGCTCGCGCCCGACCGGGTGCTGCACCTCTGGAGCCTGCTTCCCCCTCGGAGCTCCGGAGAGCTGGAGGCGGCCTTCGAGCCGGCCCAGGAAGGGGGCTTCCAGTCCCTCCTGTTCCTGCTCCAGGCCCTCGGGCGCCAGGAGCCCCGGCCCCTGTCACTCGTGGTGCTCACCCACCGCATGCAGGCCCTGGGTGAGGAGACCCCCTGCCCCGAACGGGCCACGGTGCTCGGGGCCGTGCGCGCCGCGTCCCGCGAGTTCCCGCACGTCGCCTGCCGCTCGGTGGATGTGAACCTCCCGGCGCCCGGGAGCTGGCAGGAGGCCCGGCTCACCGCCTGGCTCCTGTCCGAGTGCGCCGCGGCCTCGTCCAGCGAGGACGTCGTGTACCGCGGCCTGCAGCGCCACGTGCGTGCCTTCGCGCCCATCGGGTTCCCCACCGCCACCCGGTCCTCCGCGCGCGTGCCGGGCCCGCTGTCCCCGCGCGAGCGGGGGGTCTACCTCGTGCTCGGAGGCTTCGGCACCCTCGGCTCCAGCCACGCCGAGGCCCTCGCGCGGCACGCCCGGGCACGGCTCGTGCTCGTCAGCCGCTCCTTGATGCCCGAGCGCCTCCACTGGGATGACTGGCTGGCGGCCCACGACGCGAGCGATCCCCTCTCGCGGCGGATCCTCCAGGTGCGGGCACTCGAGGCCCTGGGCGCCGAGGTGCGGGTGATCAGCGCGGACGTGGGGGATCGGGATCAGCTCCGGACCGCCATCGAGGAGACACTCGCCCACTTCGGCGCGCTCCACGGGGTGGTGTTCTGCGTGGGCTCGATGAACCCCTCGCTCTCGCGTCCCCTGGCGGACCTGACGCCCGATGACGTGCGCGTCCTCTTCCAGAGCCGGGTGCGTGGCCTGTACGCGCTCGAGGAGGTGCTGCGAGGCCGGCCACTCGACTTCTGCCTGCTGGCCTCGTCGCTCGCGGCGGTGCACGGGCGGGGGGCGAGCGCCGCCTATGCCGCGGCCATGAACTTCATGGACGCGTTCGCCCTGCGCCAGGCGCAGCGCTCGCCGGTGCCGTGGGTGAGTGTGGACTGGGACGGCTGGGCCCACGACGCGGACGCGCTCCCCTCGACCGTGCCCCCCCTGGGCTCGCGGCCCATCACGGCGGCCGAGGGCGCCGAGCTGTTCACCGGCGTGCTCTCGCTCGACGGCGTGGCCCGGGTGGCCGTCACCCCGCGAGGCCCGTCCGCCCCCGCCATGCCCCAGCCACCGCCGCGCCCCCCGGAGCACGGCACGCCCCGGGCCGAGCCCGCCGCCTCCGATCCGAGCGTCGCGCGCAAGGCGTCCCGGCCCGCCCTGGAGACCGCCTATGTGGCTCCGCGCGACGCGGTGGAGGAGTCCATCGCGAAGGTGTGGGAGTCGATGCTGGGCATCACCGGGGTGGGCATCTACGACAACTTCTTCGAGCTGGGGGGCGACTGGCGCACCGGAATGACGGTGATGACCCAGGTGCGTGAGAAGACGGGGATCCCCCTGCCTCCCGTGTGCCTCCAGGAAGGGCCGACGGTGGAGCTGCTGGCCCAGCGGCTCCGGGCCGCGTCCGAGGGGCTTCCAGACACGTCCTTCGATCGTCCCGTCGTCCCCTCCTCCGCCGTGAAGCCCTCCGGCGAGGAGAACTGA
- the cysQ gene encoding 3'(2'),5'-bisphosphate nucleotidase CysQ — MSRTDEALVAAVCDVAREAGRATLRFHGGPLDVERKADDSPLTAADKAAHTLIVGALRRLTPELPVLSEESDERELAERRQWSTYWLVDPLDGTKEFIKGSGEFTVNIALVSGTEPVLGVVHVPVTGVTYWGRRGQGAFRADAGQAPVELHTRPADPERLVIVASRDHAGPRVEALLARLPTARTANMGSSLKFCLIAEGKADFYPRFQPTSEWDTAAAQCVLEAAGGAVTDTAGRRLAYNKERLTNPSFLAFGDARRDWLALLEERGGG; from the coding sequence ATGAGCCGGACAGACGAAGCGTTGGTGGCCGCGGTGTGCGACGTGGCCCGCGAGGCGGGGCGCGCCACGCTGCGGTTCCATGGGGGGCCGTTGGACGTCGAGCGCAAGGCGGACGACTCCCCGCTCACGGCGGCGGACAAGGCCGCGCACACCCTCATCGTCGGAGCCCTGCGGCGGCTGACGCCCGAGCTGCCGGTGCTCTCCGAGGAATCCGACGAGCGGGAGCTGGCCGAGCGGCGCCAGTGGAGCACCTACTGGTTGGTGGATCCGCTCGATGGCACCAAGGAGTTCATCAAGGGCAGCGGCGAGTTCACCGTCAACATCGCCCTCGTCTCCGGGACGGAGCCCGTGCTGGGGGTGGTGCATGTGCCAGTCACGGGCGTGACGTACTGGGGGCGGCGGGGCCAGGGCGCCTTCCGGGCGGACGCGGGCCAGGCGCCGGTGGAGCTGCACACGCGGCCCGCCGATCCCGAGCGGCTGGTCATCGTGGCGAGCCGGGATCACGCGGGACCGCGCGTGGAGGCGCTGCTCGCGCGGCTGCCCACCGCGAGGACGGCCAACATGGGCAGCTCGCTCAAGTTCTGCCTCATCGCGGAGGGCAAGGCGGACTTCTATCCCCGGTTCCAGCCCACCAGCGAGTGGGACACGGCGGCGGCGCAGTGCGTACTGGAAGCGGCGGGCGGCGCGGTGACGGACACCGCGGGCCGCCGGCTGGCCTACAACAAGGAGCGGCTCACCAACCCGTCCTTCCTCGCCTTCGGGGACGCGCGTCGGGACTGGCTGGCGCTGCTGGAGGAACGAGGCGGCGGGTAG